The nucleotide window CAGGCCGACCTGCCCGACCTGCGGCCGGTCTTCGCGACCGAGCCCAACGGCGAGGACGGCGAGTTCCTGCCCTATCTGCGTGACCCCGAGACCCTGGCCCGCGCCTGGGCCGTGCCGGGCACCGCCGGCCTGCAGCACCGCATCGGCGGGCTGGAGAAGGCCGACAAGACCGGCAACATCTCCTACGACGCCGAGAACCACGACTTCATGACCCGCATGCGCCAGGCCAAGGTCGACGGCATCGCCGCCTCGATCCCGGCCACCGAGGTCGACGACCCGGACGGCGACGCGCGGGTGGCGGTGATCGGCTGGGGCTCCACCTACGGGCCGATCGGGGCCGCCTGCCGGCGGATCCGCGCCTCGGGCCGGTCGATCGCCCAGGTGCACGTCCGGCACCTCAACCCGCTGCCGGCCGACCTCGGCGAGATCCTGGCCCGCTACGACCGGGTGGTGTGCCCGGAGATGAACCTCGGCCAGTTCGCCATGGTGCTGCGGGCGAAGTACCTGATCGACGTGCACAGCCACACCCAGGTGCGCGGGCTGCCCTTCCGGGCCGCCGAGCTGGCCGCCGTCCTGCAGGACGTCATCGACGGCAACGCCGCCGGGACGACGCACGAGACGGCCGACCGCACCGACACCACCATCCTGGACACCACCGCACCGACGGGAGCGGCACTGTGACGGCACTCGACTCCACCTCAGCGCACGTGCACGACCTGGGCATGCCCGGCAACCCGATCTCCGCGGCCATCGCCGCCTCGGTCGAGGCGTCGGGTGAGAAGAACGCCACCCTCAAGGCCAAGGACCTCAAGACCGACCAGGAGGTGCGCTGGTGCCCCGGCTGCGGTGACTACGTCATCCTCAACGCCGTCCAGAGCTTCCTGCCCAGCCTCGGCATCGCCCGCGAGGACATGGTCATCGTCTCCGGCATCGGGTGCTCCAGCCGCTTCCCGTACTACATGAACACCTACGGGATGCACTCGATCCACGGCCGCGCCCCGGCCATCGCGACCGGCCTGGCCGCCTCCCGCCCGGACCTGTCGGTGTGGGTCGTCACCGGTGACGGCGACGCGCTGTCGATCGGCGGCAACCACCTGATCCACACGCTGCGCCGCAACGTGAACCTGACGATCCTGCTGTTCAACAACCGGATCTACGGGCTCACCAAGGGCCAGTACTCGCCCACCTCCGAGGTCGGCAAGGTCACCAAGTCCACGCCGATGGGCTCGATCGACGCCCCGTTCAACCCGGTCAGCCTCGCGCTGGGCGCGGACGCGACGTTCGTGGGCCGGGCGATGGACTCCGACCGCAAGGGGCTCACCGACGTGCTCCGGCAGGCCGCCGAGCACCAGGGCACCTCGCTGGTGGAGATCTACCAGAACTGCAACATCTTCAACGACGGCGCCTTCGAGCTGCTCAAGGACCCGACCACCGGCCCGATGTGGACGATCCCGCTGGTGCACGGCGAGCCGCTGGTCTTCGGCCCGGGCGGGGCCTCCTGCGTCGTCCGCGACGACTTCGGCGGACTGCGGATCGCCGAGACCAACCAGGTCGACGCGTCCGAGATCGTGGTGCACGACGCGCACCGCGAGGACCCGTCCTACGCGTTCGCGCTGTCCCGGCTGTCCAGCCAGGACCTGCGCTACTCCCCGATGGGCGTCTTCCGGTCGGTGGCCAAGCCCACCTACGACCGGATGATGACCGACCAGCTCGAGGACGCCTCGGCCCAGTCCAGCGCCACGCTGGACGACCTGCTCGCAGGCAACGACAGCTGGACCGTCAGCGCCTGACTGAGGACCCCCTGCCCCCACCACTCGCTCGTGGCGGGACCCTGCAGGGGACCGACCGGTGGCCCAGGACCCTCGTGGTCCCGGGCCACCGGCGTTCAGCGGTCCCGCAGCACCGCGGTGAGCGCCGGCAGCGCGGCGGTCAGCTCGCCGCGGGCCGGCGCCGCCCAGCCCACGACCAGCCCGGCCGGCCCGGCGTCCCCGAGCCGGTGGCGGGACAGCGGGTCCAGCAGCAGACCGCGCCCGGCGGCTGCGGCGACGACGGCCGCCTCGGTGGCGTCGTCGGGCAGGAGGACGACGACGTGCGCGCCGGCGTCGTCCCCGAGCGCGCGGAGCCCCGCAGCGGCGACCGCGGCGAGCACCTCGTCCCGGCGGGCGTGCAGCTCGCGGCGCAGCCGGCGCAGGTGCCGGGACAGGTCACCGGACGCGGCCATCGCCGCCACCACCCGCTGCCCGGCGCGGGCGGGCCGGGTGCCGGTCGCCGTCCGGCGGGCCAGCAGCGCGCCGCGGACGTCGGGTGGGGCGACCAGCCACCCCACGCCCAGGGTCGGGCTGAGCACCTTGCTGGTGGTGCCGAGGTGGACCACGACGTCGGGGGCGAGCGCGGCCAGCAGCGGCAGCGGCGCGACGTCGTAGCGCAGCTCGCCGTCGTAGTCGTCCTCGACCACCAGGAACCCCTCGGCCCGGGCGCGGGCGACCAGCGCGGTCCGGCGGGGCGCGGCCAGCCGGCCGCCGAGCGGGAACTGGTGGGCCGGCGTGCAGTACACCGCGGCCAGTCCGGCGGGCACCTCGTCGACGACCAGGCCGTCGCCGTCGACGCGCAGCGGCACGACCTCGGCGCCCGCGTCCCGCAGCGCACCGACGGCCCGGCCGTAGCCGGGGTCCTCCACCCCCACCCGGGCACCGGGCGGCAGCAGCCGGGCCAGCTCCCCGACGGCCGCGGAGGTGCCGGCGGTGGCCAGCACGTCGGCGCCGGTGGCGGGCAGCCCGCGGTGGCGCAGCAGGTGCTCGGCGACGGCGGCCCGGTAGGCCGGCGCCCCGGCCGCGCTGGTCACGCCGTCGGGTGCCTCGTCGCCGGCGGCCCGCCAGGCCCGGCGCCAGACCGCCCGGTCCAGCACCTCCAGGCACGGCGCCCCGGCCCGCAGGTCGGTGCCCTCCGCCGGCGGGTCCGGGACGGGAGCTGCCTCGACCGCCTGGACCACCGGCCCGGGCGCGCCGACGACGAACGTGCCCGCGCCGTGCCGGCCGGCGACCCAGCCCTCGGCGAGCAGCTGGTCGTAGGCGGCGGCGGTCACGGTGCGGCTGACCTGCAGCTCGGTGGCCAGCTGCCGGGTCGAGGGCAGCCGGTCGCCGGCCCGCAGGCTGCCCTGCGCGGTCACCGCCCGCAGCGCGTCGGCCAGCTGGACCGCCAGCGGCACCCGGGAGCCGCGGTCCAGCGGCAGCGGCGGGACGTCGGCCACGGGGCGCTCCTGAGGACGAAGTGGACTGCCAGGATGACAGCCCGGTGGCTCTTCGGGGAGGCCACCGGGCGGGTGACGATCACCGGGTGACCACACCGCTGTCCCCCACCGCCCGCAGTACCGTGCGCCGGGGCGCCGCCCGGGCCCGTACCGACCGGGCGGAGCTGTACGCCGTGCTCGACGCCGGGCTGGTCGGCCACCTCGGCGTGGTGCTCGACGGTGCCCCCGTCGTGCTGCCCACCGGCTACGGCCGCGTCGACGACACCCTGTACCTGCACGGCTCGACCGGCGCCGCCACCCTGCGGGCCGCGGCGGCCGGCGCCCCGGTCTGCCTCACCGTCACCCACGTCGACGGCGTCGTCTACGCCCGCTCCTCGTTCCACCACTCGATGAACTACCGCTGCGCGGTGGTGCACGGCCTGGCCCGCACGGTCACCGACCCGGACGAGCGCGAGCGCGGCCTGGCCGCCCTCACCGAGCAGCTGGCCCCCGGCTCGTGGACCGCGACCCGCCGCCCCGACCGCAGGGAGCTGGCCGCCACCGCCGTCCTGGCGCTGGACCTCACCGAGGCCAGCCTCAAGGTGCGCACCGGGCCGCCCGGCGACGACGACCGCGACCTCGACGCACCGGTGTGGGGCGGGGTCCTGCCGGTGCGCACGGTGTTCGGCGCGCCGGAGGACGACCCGCTGCTCCCGCCCGGCACGCCGGTGCCGGCGCGGGTCGCCGACCGGGTCAGCCGCGCGGGGTGACCCGCAGCAGCTGGTCCTCCCCGTCGCCGTTGTCGGTGGTGACGTACAGCGCGCCGTCGTCGCCCTGGACCGGTGAGCGCACCCGGCCGTAGGAGTCCTCCAGCTCCGGGACGCGGAACTGCTCGGCCAGCGTGCCGTCGGCCCCGAGCCGCAGCGCGAGCACGCCGGTGTCCTTCTGCACGCCCACCAGCAGGACGCCGTCGTAGCCGCCCCACTGCGCGCCGGAGAGGAAGCCACCCCCGCTGGCGGCGATCGTCGGGTCGCCCGAGGACCACACCGCGGGGAGCGCACCGGGCAGGGCGAGGTCGGTCATCGGCACGCTCTCGTCGTAGCCGCCGTCCTCGCCGGAGGGGTCCCAGCCGTAGTTGCCGCCCGGGACGGACCGGTTCACCTCGTCGTCGCGGTCGCTGCCCTGCTCGACGGTGTAGACCTCTCCCGTGCCGGGCTGCACGGCGATGCCCTGCACGTTGCGGTGCCCGTAGCTCCAGATCAGCCGGGTGACCGGGTCGGGCGAGTCCAGGAACGGGTTGCCCGCCGAAGGTGCACCGCTGCCCGGGTCGACCCGCAGCACCTTGCCGGCCAGCGTGCCCAGGTCCTGCGGGTTGGTGCCGACGGCGTTGTCCCCGGTGCCGATCAGCAGCTGACCGTCGGGGGCGAACCGCGGGCGGCAGCCGCCGTGCCGGCCGCTGCCCTCGTTGACCGGGATGTCGTCCACCAGCGGGTCGGCGACCCGGGTGGCCGCCGCCCACCGGTCGTCGACCGTCCAGGCGATCACCTGGACCTCCGCGCCGCCGTCCTCCTCGACGCCCTGGCAGGTGTAGAACCGCCGGTTGTCGGCGAACGCCGGGTCCAGGGTCAGCCCCATCAGGCCGGTCTCCCCGTCGGCGAACAGGTCCGAGAAGTCGGCGTCCACCTCCTGGACGGTCCCGTCGGGCAGCACCGCGGTCAGGCCACCGCCGCGCTCGTCGAACAGCAGCGTGCCGTCGGGGGCGCGGGCGACGTCCCAGGGGTGGTCGAGCCCGTCGGCGAGGACGTCGACCTGCAGCGCCGGCACGCCCTGCGCCGGGGCGGCCGCGTCCGGGACGTCGGTGGCCGCCTCCTCCCCCTGCTCACCGGGGGCGTTGCTGCACCCGGCGAGGGCGAGGACGGCGGTGAGCGCGAGCAGGCAGGAGCGGTTCACCCGCCCCAGGATGCCCTGGGATCGGGCTGTGCGTCGGGCGGCGGTGCGTTCAGGAGGTGCGGGTGACCACGTAGGTGCACAGCGCGGACAGCGCCTCGCGGACCGGCCCCTCGGGGACGGCGTCGAGGCGGGCGCGGGCCCGGTCGGCGTAGTCGTTGAGCACCGCGGTCGCCCGGGCCAGGGAGGCCGAGGAGCGCAGCAGGGCCAGCGCCTCGGCGTGCTCGGCGTCGTCGACCACGGGGCCGGCGACCAGTTCGCGGAGCCGGGCCTCGGCCGGGTCGTCGCCGGCGAGGGCGAAGAGCACCGGCAGGGTGGCGATGCCCTCGCGCAGGTCGGTGCCGGGCAGCTTGCCCGACGCGCCGCCCTCGCTGACGATGTCGATGAGGTCGTCGGAGAGCTGGAAGGCGACGCCCACCTCCTCGCCGAACGCGGTGAGCGCGGTGACCAGCTCGGCGGGGACGCCGGCGAAGCTGGCACCGAAGCGGGCCGAGGTGGCCACCAGCGAGCCGGTCTTGTCGGCCAGCACGCCGAGGTGGTGGTCGATGCGGTCCTCGCCGGGCTGGGCGCCGACGGTCTCGCGGAGCTGGCCGGTGACCAGCCGCTCGAACGTCCGGGCCTGCACCCGCACGGCGTCGGGGCCGAGGTCGGCCAGCAGGTCCGAGGCGCGGGCGAAGAGGAAGTCGCCGGTCAGGATGGCCACGCTGTTGGTCCACCGGCTGTTGGCGCTGGGCGCCCCGCGGCGAACGGAGGCCTC belongs to Modestobacter sp. L9-4 and includes:
- a CDS encoding PLP-dependent aminotransferase family protein → MADVPPLPLDRGSRVPLAVQLADALRAVTAQGSLRAGDRLPSTRQLATELQVSRTVTAAAYDQLLAEGWVAGRHGAGTFVVGAPGPVVQAVEAAPVPDPPAEGTDLRAGAPCLEVLDRAVWRRAWRAAGDEAPDGVTSAAGAPAYRAAVAEHLLRHRGLPATGADVLATAGTSAAVGELARLLPPGARVGVEDPGYGRAVGALRDAGAEVVPLRVDGDGLVVDEVPAGLAAVYCTPAHQFPLGGRLAAPRRTALVARARAEGFLVVEDDYDGELRYDVAPLPLLAALAPDVVVHLGTTSKVLSPTLGVGWLVAPPDVRGALLARRTATGTRPARAGQRVVAAMAASGDLSRHLRRLRRELHARRDEVLAAVAAAGLRALGDDAGAHVVVLLPDDATEAAVVAAAAGRGLLLDPLSRHRLGDAGPAGLVVGWAAPARGELTAALPALTAVLRDR
- a CDS encoding 2-oxoacid:ferredoxin oxidoreductase subunit beta, translated to MTALDSTSAHVHDLGMPGNPISAAIAASVEASGEKNATLKAKDLKTDQEVRWCPGCGDYVILNAVQSFLPSLGIAREDMVIVSGIGCSSRFPYYMNTYGMHSIHGRAPAIATGLAASRPDLSVWVVTGDGDALSIGGNHLIHTLRRNVNLTILLFNNRIYGLTKGQYSPTSEVGKVTKSTPMGSIDAPFNPVSLALGADATFVGRAMDSDRKGLTDVLRQAAEHQGTSLVEIYQNCNIFNDGAFELLKDPTTGPMWTIPLVHGEPLVFGPGGASCVVRDDFGGLRIAETNQVDASEIVVHDAHREDPSYAFALSRLSSQDLRYSPMGVFRSVAKPTYDRMMTDQLEDASAQSSATLDDLLAGNDSWTVSA
- a CDS encoding pyridoxamine 5'-phosphate oxidase family protein, producing MTTPLSPTARSTVRRGAARARTDRAELYAVLDAGLVGHLGVVLDGAPVVLPTGYGRVDDTLYLHGSTGAATLRAAAAGAPVCLTVTHVDGVVYARSSFHHSMNYRCAVVHGLARTVTDPDERERGLAALTEQLAPGSWTATRRPDRRELAATAVLALDLTEASLKVRTGPPGDDDRDLDAPVWGGVLPVRTVFGAPEDDPLLPPGTPVPARVADRVSRAG
- a CDS encoding sorbosone dehydrogenase family protein, with amino-acid sequence MNRSCLLALTAVLALAGCSNAPGEQGEEAATDVPDAAAPAQGVPALQVDVLADGLDHPWDVARAPDGTLLFDERGGGLTAVLPDGTVQEVDADFSDLFADGETGLMGLTLDPAFADNRRFYTCQGVEEDGGAEVQVIAWTVDDRWAAATRVADPLVDDIPVNEGSGRHGGCRPRFAPDGQLLIGTGDNAVGTNPQDLGTLAGKVLRVDPGSGAPSAGNPFLDSPDPVTRLIWSYGHRNVQGIAVQPGTGEVYTVEQGSDRDDEVNRSVPGGNYGWDPSGEDGGYDESVPMTDLALPGALPAVWSSGDPTIAASGGGFLSGAQWGGYDGVLLVGVQKDTGVLALRLGADGTLAEQFRVPELEDSYGRVRSPVQGDDGALYVTTDNGDGEDQLLRVTPRG
- a CDS encoding polyprenyl synthetase family protein, with the translated sequence MTGAGTTSPRGGGSETQRDTQLWHRPSASPSTIGPWLPEGELGVALSAGLLRVESALATAVASDHAFVSEAAGHLMAAGGKRFRPMLALLAAQLGDGEADEVVSAAVVCELTHLATLYHDDVMDEASVRRGAPSANSRWTNSVAILTGDFLFARASDLLADLGPDAVRVQARTFERLVTGQLRETVGAQPGEDRIDHHLGVLADKTGSLVATSARFGASFAGVPAELVTALTAFGEEVGVAFQLSDDLIDIVSEGGASGKLPGTDLREGIATLPVLFALAGDDPAEARLRELVAGPVVDDAEHAEALALLRSSASLARATAVLNDYADRARARLDAVPEGPVREALSALCTYVVTRTS